One Notolabrus celidotus isolate fNotCel1 chromosome 16, fNotCel1.pri, whole genome shotgun sequence DNA window includes the following coding sequences:
- the LOC117827883 gene encoding focal adhesion kinase 1-like isoform X2: MATAYMDPNLNHALLGGAKSRLSAGGSDRTMAGSVDRVLKVFHHFETNTEHSCWSSNIRYGDATDVRGIIQKILDIHKVRWTSCFGLRLTNSQSRDQVHWLHPDMGVSHVREKYEQARPNEEWRYELRIRYLPKGFVQQFTEDKPTLNYFYHQVKNDYMTEIGDQVEQDVALKLGCLEIRRFFKEMRGNALDKKSNYELLEKDVGLRRFFPKDLLDSVKAKTLRKLIQQTFKQVANLNDEQCTLKFLEILAPIYRYDKECFKCALGSSWVIQVELAIGPEEGISYLTDKGSTPTHLANFNQVQSIQYSAMEEKDRKGMLQLNVAGAAEPLTVTTASLNMAENLADLIDGYCRLFSNETQSFIMRAQKEGERALPSIPKVSNNEKKLEAVRSGVRAISVSEDLSGDETDDYAEIVDEEDTYTMPSICYGVVEVDLKTSRLLCPARDYEIQRDRIELGRCIGEGQFGDVHQGEYNSPDKPSLPVAIKTCKNCTSDSVREKFLQEALTMRQFDHPHIVKLIGVITENPVWIIMELCTLGELRSFLQVRKYSLDLATLILFAYQLSTALAYLESKRFVHRDIAARNVLVSSLDCVMLGDFGLSRYMEDSSYYKASKGKLPIKWMAPESINFRRFTSASDVWMFGVCMWEILMYGIKPFQGVKNNDVIGRIENGERLAMPPQCPPTLYSLMTKCWSYDPSKRPRFTELKTQLSTILEEEKLQQEERQRMEMRRQVTVSWDSGGSDEAPPKPSRPGYPSPRSSEGFFSSPQLNHFPPSAHGGVGGVGGSYPPSDSWNQHRPEHTALWSPNVEDSGCVGHAMMEERLMMQQQQMEDDQRWLEQEESFMKTESRNSRGSIDREDGTLQAPGGSQHIYQPVGKPEHVAPPKKPPRPGAPCHLGNLASLGPIDSYNEGVKLQPQEISPPPTANLDRSNDKVYENVTGLVKAVIEMSNRIQPAAPEEYVPMVKEVGLALRTLLATVDETLPVLPASTHREIEMAQKLLNSDLAELISKMKLAQQYVMTSLQKDYKKQMLMAAHALAVDAKNLLDVIDQSRLKMITQPRPH, translated from the exons ATGGCCACGGCCTACATGGACCCCAACCTGAACCATGCCCTCCTGGGAGGAGCCAAGTCTCGGCTGAGTGCAGGGGGGTCGGATCGAACCATGGCTGGCTCCGTGGACAGGGTTCTGAAAGTCTTCCATCACTTTGAAACTAACactgaacacagctgttggTCCTCTAATATCAGATATGGAGACGCAACTGATGTCAGG GGTATCATCCAGAAGATCCTGGACATCCACAAAGTGCGCTGGACATCTTGTTTTGGCCTGCGGCTCACCAACAGCCAATCCAGAGACCAGGTGCACTGGCTCCACCCTGATATGGGTGTTTCACACGTCAGAGAGAAATATGAACAGGCACGACCAAACGAGGAGTGGAG GTATGAATTAAGGATCCGGTATCTTCCAAAGGGCTTTGTTCAGCAGTTTACAGAAGACAAACCCACGCTCAACTACTTCTACCACCAG GTGAAGAATGACTACATGACAGAGATCGGGGATCAAGTGGAACAAGATGTAGCTCTTAAACTTGGCTGTCTAGAAATCAG GAGGTTCTtcaaagagatgagaggaaacGCCCTGGACAAGAAATCCAACTATGAGCTACTGGA GAAGGACGTCGGTTTGAGGCGCTTTTTCCCAAAAGATTTGTTGGATTCAGTCAAG GCCAAAACCCTCCGAAAGTTGATTCAGCAGACATTTAAGCAGGTAGCCAATCTGAACGACGAGCAGTGCACCCTCAAGTTTTTGGAAATTCTTGCACCCATCTACCGCTACGACAAGGAGTGCTTCAAATGTGCCCTGGGG TCCAGCTGGGTGATTCAGGTGGAGTTAGCTATCGGCCCAGAGGAGGGGATTAGCTACCTCACTGACAAGGGATCCACA CCCACCCATCTAGCCAACTTTAACCAAGTTCAGTCCATCCAGTACTCAGCGATGGAGGAGAAGGACAGGAAAGGGATGCTACAGCTCAATGTGGCTGGAGCCGCTGAG ccTCTCACTGTTACGACAGCATCACTCAACATGGCGGAGAActtggctgacttgattgacggcTATTGTCGACTCTTCTCCAATGAAACTCAGTCATTCATCATGAGAGCACAGAAAG agggagagagagcactTCCTTCCATCCCAAA ggtGTCCAATAATGAGAAGAAGTTGGAGGCAGTCAGGAGTGGAGTAAGAGCCATCTCTGTCTCAG AGGATCTTAGCGGGGATG agactgatgACTATGCAGAGATAGTGGATGAAGAGGACACATACACCATGCCCTCAA TCTGCTATGGAGTAGTTGAAG TCGACTTGAAAACATCCAGATTGCTCTGTCCTG cgCGGGATTATGAGATCCAGAGGGACAGGATAGAGCTGGGCCGCTGCATAGGAGAGGGTCAGTTTGGAGATGTACACCAAGGAGAGTATAACAGCCCG GACAAACCATCTCTACCTGTCGCCATTAAGACGTGTAAGAACTGTACGTCAGACAGTGTCAGAGAAAAGTTCCTGCAAGAAGCAT TGACAATGCGTCAGTTTGACCATCCCCACATTGTGAAGCTAATCGGAGTGATCACAGAAAACCCTGTGTGGATCATCATGGAGCTCTGTACTCTTGGAGAG TTGCGTTCGTTCCTCCAGGTGAGGAAGTATAGTTTGGATTTAGCTACGCTCATTCTGTTTGCCTACCAGCTCAGCACAGCACTGGCATATCTGGAGAGTAAACGCTTTGTACACAg GGACATAGCCGCCCGAAATGTGTTGGTCTCATCCCTGGACTGTGTGATGCTCGGAGACTTTGGTCTATCACGATACATGGAGGACAGCTCGTATTACAAAG cTTCTAAAGGTAAACTTCCCATCAAATGGATGGCTCCTGAATCCATCAACTTCAGGAGATTCACCTCTGCAAGTGACGTGTGGATGTTTG gtgtgtgtatgtgggagattTTGATGTACGGCATAAAGCCTTTCCAGGGGGTGAAGAATAATGACGTGATTGGCAGGATAGAGAATGGCGAGCGATTGGCTATGCCTCCACAGTGCCCTCCCACTCTCTACAGTTTGATGACCAAATGTTGGTCGTATGACCCCAGCAAGCGGCCGAGATTCACTGAGCTCAAAACACAACTCAG CACCATACTGGAAGAGGAGAAGCTTCAGCAAGAGGAGAGACAACGAATGGAGATGAGGAGACAAGTGACGGTGTCTTGGGACTCTGGAGGCTCTGATGAAGCACCGCCTAAA CCCAGTAGACCAGGTTACCCCAGTCCTCGCTCCAGTGAAGGCTTCTTCTCCAGCCCCCAACTCAACCACTTCCCg CCATCAGCCCATGGTGGTGTGGGAGGAGTGGGAGGCAGCTATCCTCCTTCTGATTCCTGGAACCAGCACAGACCTGAACACACTGCACTGTGGAGCCCTAATGTGGAG GACAGTGGATGTGTCGGCCATGCTATGATGGAGGAGAGGCTgatgatgcagcagcagcagatggagGACGACCAGCGGTggctggagcaggaggagagcttCATG AAGACAGAGTCCAGAAATAGCAGAGGAAGCATCGACCGAGAGGATGGCACACTACAAGCACCG GGAGGAAGCCAACATATCTACCAGCCTGTGGGGAAACCAG AACATGTAGCACCTCCCAAAAAACCACCTCGCCCTGGAGCTCCTTGTCACTTAGGCAACCTGGCCAGCCTCGGCCCCATTGACAGCTACAATGAGGGAGTGAAG CTGCAGCCGCAGGAGATCAGCCCGCCTCCCACCGCAAACTTGGATCGTTCAAACGACAAAGTCTATGAGAACGTGACGGGATTGGTTAAAGCTGTGATTGAGATGTCCAATAGGATTCAGCCTGCAGCCCCTGAGGAGTACGTCCCCATGGTTAAG gaGGTGGGTCTGGCACTGAGAACTCTGCTAGCAACAGTCGATGAGACACTTCCTGTGCTGCCAGccagcacacacagagag ATTGAGATGGCCCAGAAGTTGCTGAATTCAGATTTGGCCGAGTTAATATCAAAGATGAAACTGGCCCAGCAGTATGTCATGACAAG TTTACAAAAAGACTACAAGAAACAGATGCTTATGGCAGCTCACGCCCTCGCAGTCGACGCCAAGAACCTACTGGATGTCATCGACCAATCGCGGCTCAAGATGATCACCCAGCCCCGCCCTCATTAG
- the LOC117827883 gene encoding focal adhesion kinase 1-like isoform X6 encodes MATAYMDPNLNHALLGGAKSRLSAGGSDRTMAGSVDRVLKVFHHFETNTEHSCWSSNIRYGDATDVRGIIQKILDIHKVRWTSCFGLRLTNSQSRDQVHWLHPDMGVSHVREKYEQARPNEEWRYELRIRYLPKGFVQQFTEDKPTLNYFYHQVKNDYMTEIGDQVEQDVALKLGCLEIRRFFKEMRGNALDKKSNYELLEKDVGLRRFFPKDLLDSVKAKTLRKLIQQTFKQVANLNDEQCTLKFLEILAPIYRYDKECFKCALGSSWVIQVELAIGPEEGISYLTDKGSTPTHLANFNQVQSIQYSAMEEKDRKGMLQLNVAGAAEPLTVTTASLNMAENLADLIDGYCRLFSNETQSFIMRAQKEGERALPSIPKVSNNEKKLEAVRSGVRAISVSEDLSGDETDDYAEIVDEEDTYTMPSTRDYEIQRDRIELGRCIGEGQFGDVHQGEYNSPDKPSLPVAIKTCKNCTSDSVREKFLQEALTMRQFDHPHIVKLIGVITENPVWIIMELCTLGELRSFLQVRKYSLDLATLILFAYQLSTALAYLESKRFVHRDIAARNVLVSSLDCVMLGDFGLSRYMEDSSYYKASKGKLPIKWMAPESINFRRFTSASDVWMFGVCMWEILMYGIKPFQGVKNNDVIGRIENGERLAMPPQCPPTLYSLMTKCWSYDPSKRPRFTELKTQLSTILEEEKLQQEERQRMEMRRQVTVSWDSGGSDEAPPKPSRPGYPSPRSSEGFFSSPQLNHFPPSAHGGVGGVGGSYPPSDSWNQHRPEHTALWSPNVEDSGCVGHAMMEERLMMQQQQMEDDQRWLEQEESFMKTESRNSRGSIDREDGTLQAPGGSQHIYQPVGKPEHVAPPKKPPRPGAPCHLGNLASLGPIDSYNEGVKPWRLQPQEISPPPTANLDRSNDKVYENVTGLVKAVIEMSNRIQPAAPEEYVPMVKEVGLALRTLLATVDETLPVLPASTHREIEMAQKLLNSDLAELISKMKLAQQYVMTSLQKDYKKQMLMAAHALAVDAKNLLDVIDQSRLKMITQPRPH; translated from the exons ATGGCCACGGCCTACATGGACCCCAACCTGAACCATGCCCTCCTGGGAGGAGCCAAGTCTCGGCTGAGTGCAGGGGGGTCGGATCGAACCATGGCTGGCTCCGTGGACAGGGTTCTGAAAGTCTTCCATCACTTTGAAACTAACactgaacacagctgttggTCCTCTAATATCAGATATGGAGACGCAACTGATGTCAGG GGTATCATCCAGAAGATCCTGGACATCCACAAAGTGCGCTGGACATCTTGTTTTGGCCTGCGGCTCACCAACAGCCAATCCAGAGACCAGGTGCACTGGCTCCACCCTGATATGGGTGTTTCACACGTCAGAGAGAAATATGAACAGGCACGACCAAACGAGGAGTGGAG GTATGAATTAAGGATCCGGTATCTTCCAAAGGGCTTTGTTCAGCAGTTTACAGAAGACAAACCCACGCTCAACTACTTCTACCACCAG GTGAAGAATGACTACATGACAGAGATCGGGGATCAAGTGGAACAAGATGTAGCTCTTAAACTTGGCTGTCTAGAAATCAG GAGGTTCTtcaaagagatgagaggaaacGCCCTGGACAAGAAATCCAACTATGAGCTACTGGA GAAGGACGTCGGTTTGAGGCGCTTTTTCCCAAAAGATTTGTTGGATTCAGTCAAG GCCAAAACCCTCCGAAAGTTGATTCAGCAGACATTTAAGCAGGTAGCCAATCTGAACGACGAGCAGTGCACCCTCAAGTTTTTGGAAATTCTTGCACCCATCTACCGCTACGACAAGGAGTGCTTCAAATGTGCCCTGGGG TCCAGCTGGGTGATTCAGGTGGAGTTAGCTATCGGCCCAGAGGAGGGGATTAGCTACCTCACTGACAAGGGATCCACA CCCACCCATCTAGCCAACTTTAACCAAGTTCAGTCCATCCAGTACTCAGCGATGGAGGAGAAGGACAGGAAAGGGATGCTACAGCTCAATGTGGCTGGAGCCGCTGAG ccTCTCACTGTTACGACAGCATCACTCAACATGGCGGAGAActtggctgacttgattgacggcTATTGTCGACTCTTCTCCAATGAAACTCAGTCATTCATCATGAGAGCACAGAAAG agggagagagagcactTCCTTCCATCCCAAA ggtGTCCAATAATGAGAAGAAGTTGGAGGCAGTCAGGAGTGGAGTAAGAGCCATCTCTGTCTCAG AGGATCTTAGCGGGGATG agactgatgACTATGCAGAGATAGTGGATGAAGAGGACACATACACCATGCCCTCAA cgCGGGATTATGAGATCCAGAGGGACAGGATAGAGCTGGGCCGCTGCATAGGAGAGGGTCAGTTTGGAGATGTACACCAAGGAGAGTATAACAGCCCG GACAAACCATCTCTACCTGTCGCCATTAAGACGTGTAAGAACTGTACGTCAGACAGTGTCAGAGAAAAGTTCCTGCAAGAAGCAT TGACAATGCGTCAGTTTGACCATCCCCACATTGTGAAGCTAATCGGAGTGATCACAGAAAACCCTGTGTGGATCATCATGGAGCTCTGTACTCTTGGAGAG TTGCGTTCGTTCCTCCAGGTGAGGAAGTATAGTTTGGATTTAGCTACGCTCATTCTGTTTGCCTACCAGCTCAGCACAGCACTGGCATATCTGGAGAGTAAACGCTTTGTACACAg GGACATAGCCGCCCGAAATGTGTTGGTCTCATCCCTGGACTGTGTGATGCTCGGAGACTTTGGTCTATCACGATACATGGAGGACAGCTCGTATTACAAAG cTTCTAAAGGTAAACTTCCCATCAAATGGATGGCTCCTGAATCCATCAACTTCAGGAGATTCACCTCTGCAAGTGACGTGTGGATGTTTG gtgtgtgtatgtgggagattTTGATGTACGGCATAAAGCCTTTCCAGGGGGTGAAGAATAATGACGTGATTGGCAGGATAGAGAATGGCGAGCGATTGGCTATGCCTCCACAGTGCCCTCCCACTCTCTACAGTTTGATGACCAAATGTTGGTCGTATGACCCCAGCAAGCGGCCGAGATTCACTGAGCTCAAAACACAACTCAG CACCATACTGGAAGAGGAGAAGCTTCAGCAAGAGGAGAGACAACGAATGGAGATGAGGAGACAAGTGACGGTGTCTTGGGACTCTGGAGGCTCTGATGAAGCACCGCCTAAA CCCAGTAGACCAGGTTACCCCAGTCCTCGCTCCAGTGAAGGCTTCTTCTCCAGCCCCCAACTCAACCACTTCCCg CCATCAGCCCATGGTGGTGTGGGAGGAGTGGGAGGCAGCTATCCTCCTTCTGATTCCTGGAACCAGCACAGACCTGAACACACTGCACTGTGGAGCCCTAATGTGGAG GACAGTGGATGTGTCGGCCATGCTATGATGGAGGAGAGGCTgatgatgcagcagcagcagatggagGACGACCAGCGGTggctggagcaggaggagagcttCATG AAGACAGAGTCCAGAAATAGCAGAGGAAGCATCGACCGAGAGGATGGCACACTACAAGCACCG GGAGGAAGCCAACATATCTACCAGCCTGTGGGGAAACCAG AACATGTAGCACCTCCCAAAAAACCACCTCGCCCTGGAGCTCCTTGTCACTTAGGCAACCTGGCCAGCCTCGGCCCCATTGACAGCTACAATGAGGGAGTGAAG CCGTGGAGG CTGCAGCCGCAGGAGATCAGCCCGCCTCCCACCGCAAACTTGGATCGTTCAAACGACAAAGTCTATGAGAACGTGACGGGATTGGTTAAAGCTGTGATTGAGATGTCCAATAGGATTCAGCCTGCAGCCCCTGAGGAGTACGTCCCCATGGTTAAG gaGGTGGGTCTGGCACTGAGAACTCTGCTAGCAACAGTCGATGAGACACTTCCTGTGCTGCCAGccagcacacacagagag ATTGAGATGGCCCAGAAGTTGCTGAATTCAGATTTGGCCGAGTTAATATCAAAGATGAAACTGGCCCAGCAGTATGTCATGACAAG TTTACAAAAAGACTACAAGAAACAGATGCTTATGGCAGCTCACGCCCTCGCAGTCGACGCCAAGAACCTACTGGATGTCATCGACCAATCGCGGCTCAAGATGATCACCCAGCCCCGCCCTCATTAG
- the LOC117827883 gene encoding focal adhesion kinase 1-like isoform X7, with amino-acid sequence MATAYMDPNLNHALLGGAKSRLSAGGSDRTMAGSVDRVLKVFHHFETNTEHSCWSSNIRYGDATDVRGIIQKILDIHKVRWTSCFGLRLTNSQSRDQVHWLHPDMGVSHVREKYEQARPNEEWRYELRIRYLPKGFVQQFTEDKPTLNYFYHQVKNDYMTEIGDQVEQDVALKLGCLEIRRFFKEMRGNALDKKSNYELLEKDVGLRRFFPKDLLDSVKAKTLRKLIQQTFKQVANLNDEQCTLKFLEILAPIYRYDKECFKCALGSSWVIQVELAIGPEEGISYLTDKGSTPTHLANFNQVQSIQYSAMEEKDRKGMLQLNVAGAAEPLTVTTASLNMAENLADLIDGYCRLFSNETQSFIMRAQKEGERALPSIPKVSNNEKKLEAVRSGVRAISVSEDLSGDETDDYAEIVDEEDTYTMPSTRDYEIQRDRIELGRCIGEGQFGDVHQGEYNSPDKPSLPVAIKTCKNCTSDSVREKFLQEALTMRQFDHPHIVKLIGVITENPVWIIMELCTLGELRSFLQVRKYSLDLATLILFAYQLSTALAYLESKRFVHRDIAARNVLVSSLDCVMLGDFGLSRYMEDSSYYKASKGKLPIKWMAPESINFRRFTSASDVWMFGVCMWEILMYGIKPFQGVKNNDVIGRIENGERLAMPPQCPPTLYSLMTKCWSYDPSKRPRFTELKTQLSTILEEEKLQQEERQRMEMRRQVTVSWDSGGSDEAPPKPSRPGYPSPRSSEGFFSSPQLNHFPPSAHGGVGGVGGSYPPSDSWNQHRPEHTALWSPNVEDSGCVGHAMMEERLMMQQQQMEDDQRWLEQEESFMKTESRNSRGSIDREDGTLQAPGGSQHIYQPVGKPEHVAPPKKPPRPGAPCHLGNLASLGPIDSYNEGVKLQPQEISPPPTANLDRSNDKVYENVTGLVKAVIEMSNRIQPAAPEEYVPMVKEVGLALRTLLATVDETLPVLPASTHREIEMAQKLLNSDLAELISKMKLAQQYVMTSLQKDYKKQMLMAAHALAVDAKNLLDVIDQSRLKMITQPRPH; translated from the exons ATGGCCACGGCCTACATGGACCCCAACCTGAACCATGCCCTCCTGGGAGGAGCCAAGTCTCGGCTGAGTGCAGGGGGGTCGGATCGAACCATGGCTGGCTCCGTGGACAGGGTTCTGAAAGTCTTCCATCACTTTGAAACTAACactgaacacagctgttggTCCTCTAATATCAGATATGGAGACGCAACTGATGTCAGG GGTATCATCCAGAAGATCCTGGACATCCACAAAGTGCGCTGGACATCTTGTTTTGGCCTGCGGCTCACCAACAGCCAATCCAGAGACCAGGTGCACTGGCTCCACCCTGATATGGGTGTTTCACACGTCAGAGAGAAATATGAACAGGCACGACCAAACGAGGAGTGGAG GTATGAATTAAGGATCCGGTATCTTCCAAAGGGCTTTGTTCAGCAGTTTACAGAAGACAAACCCACGCTCAACTACTTCTACCACCAG GTGAAGAATGACTACATGACAGAGATCGGGGATCAAGTGGAACAAGATGTAGCTCTTAAACTTGGCTGTCTAGAAATCAG GAGGTTCTtcaaagagatgagaggaaacGCCCTGGACAAGAAATCCAACTATGAGCTACTGGA GAAGGACGTCGGTTTGAGGCGCTTTTTCCCAAAAGATTTGTTGGATTCAGTCAAG GCCAAAACCCTCCGAAAGTTGATTCAGCAGACATTTAAGCAGGTAGCCAATCTGAACGACGAGCAGTGCACCCTCAAGTTTTTGGAAATTCTTGCACCCATCTACCGCTACGACAAGGAGTGCTTCAAATGTGCCCTGGGG TCCAGCTGGGTGATTCAGGTGGAGTTAGCTATCGGCCCAGAGGAGGGGATTAGCTACCTCACTGACAAGGGATCCACA CCCACCCATCTAGCCAACTTTAACCAAGTTCAGTCCATCCAGTACTCAGCGATGGAGGAGAAGGACAGGAAAGGGATGCTACAGCTCAATGTGGCTGGAGCCGCTGAG ccTCTCACTGTTACGACAGCATCACTCAACATGGCGGAGAActtggctgacttgattgacggcTATTGTCGACTCTTCTCCAATGAAACTCAGTCATTCATCATGAGAGCACAGAAAG agggagagagagcactTCCTTCCATCCCAAA ggtGTCCAATAATGAGAAGAAGTTGGAGGCAGTCAGGAGTGGAGTAAGAGCCATCTCTGTCTCAG AGGATCTTAGCGGGGATG agactgatgACTATGCAGAGATAGTGGATGAAGAGGACACATACACCATGCCCTCAA cgCGGGATTATGAGATCCAGAGGGACAGGATAGAGCTGGGCCGCTGCATAGGAGAGGGTCAGTTTGGAGATGTACACCAAGGAGAGTATAACAGCCCG GACAAACCATCTCTACCTGTCGCCATTAAGACGTGTAAGAACTGTACGTCAGACAGTGTCAGAGAAAAGTTCCTGCAAGAAGCAT TGACAATGCGTCAGTTTGACCATCCCCACATTGTGAAGCTAATCGGAGTGATCACAGAAAACCCTGTGTGGATCATCATGGAGCTCTGTACTCTTGGAGAG TTGCGTTCGTTCCTCCAGGTGAGGAAGTATAGTTTGGATTTAGCTACGCTCATTCTGTTTGCCTACCAGCTCAGCACAGCACTGGCATATCTGGAGAGTAAACGCTTTGTACACAg GGACATAGCCGCCCGAAATGTGTTGGTCTCATCCCTGGACTGTGTGATGCTCGGAGACTTTGGTCTATCACGATACATGGAGGACAGCTCGTATTACAAAG cTTCTAAAGGTAAACTTCCCATCAAATGGATGGCTCCTGAATCCATCAACTTCAGGAGATTCACCTCTGCAAGTGACGTGTGGATGTTTG gtgtgtgtatgtgggagattTTGATGTACGGCATAAAGCCTTTCCAGGGGGTGAAGAATAATGACGTGATTGGCAGGATAGAGAATGGCGAGCGATTGGCTATGCCTCCACAGTGCCCTCCCACTCTCTACAGTTTGATGACCAAATGTTGGTCGTATGACCCCAGCAAGCGGCCGAGATTCACTGAGCTCAAAACACAACTCAG CACCATACTGGAAGAGGAGAAGCTTCAGCAAGAGGAGAGACAACGAATGGAGATGAGGAGACAAGTGACGGTGTCTTGGGACTCTGGAGGCTCTGATGAAGCACCGCCTAAA CCCAGTAGACCAGGTTACCCCAGTCCTCGCTCCAGTGAAGGCTTCTTCTCCAGCCCCCAACTCAACCACTTCCCg CCATCAGCCCATGGTGGTGTGGGAGGAGTGGGAGGCAGCTATCCTCCTTCTGATTCCTGGAACCAGCACAGACCTGAACACACTGCACTGTGGAGCCCTAATGTGGAG GACAGTGGATGTGTCGGCCATGCTATGATGGAGGAGAGGCTgatgatgcagcagcagcagatggagGACGACCAGCGGTggctggagcaggaggagagcttCATG AAGACAGAGTCCAGAAATAGCAGAGGAAGCATCGACCGAGAGGATGGCACACTACAAGCACCG GGAGGAAGCCAACATATCTACCAGCCTGTGGGGAAACCAG AACATGTAGCACCTCCCAAAAAACCACCTCGCCCTGGAGCTCCTTGTCACTTAGGCAACCTGGCCAGCCTCGGCCCCATTGACAGCTACAATGAGGGAGTGAAG CTGCAGCCGCAGGAGATCAGCCCGCCTCCCACCGCAAACTTGGATCGTTCAAACGACAAAGTCTATGAGAACGTGACGGGATTGGTTAAAGCTGTGATTGAGATGTCCAATAGGATTCAGCCTGCAGCCCCTGAGGAGTACGTCCCCATGGTTAAG gaGGTGGGTCTGGCACTGAGAACTCTGCTAGCAACAGTCGATGAGACACTTCCTGTGCTGCCAGccagcacacacagagag ATTGAGATGGCCCAGAAGTTGCTGAATTCAGATTTGGCCGAGTTAATATCAAAGATGAAACTGGCCCAGCAGTATGTCATGACAAG TTTACAAAAAGACTACAAGAAACAGATGCTTATGGCAGCTCACGCCCTCGCAGTCGACGCCAAGAACCTACTGGATGTCATCGACCAATCGCGGCTCAAGATGATCACCCAGCCCCGCCCTCATTAG